agaaagaggagggagggagagaagggagggagaggagggagggagggagaggaggagaggagagggaaatagggaaaagagggagggagggagggataggggaggagggagggactatatttaagaggaggagagagagaaagagagggagagacagaaagagagagacaaacagacagacagagagagagagagattaagagaatgagagagagagggagagagagagagagagagagagagagagagagagagagagaggaagcgagggatagaaaagaataagagaataagagagaaagaaagagtaagaaatacagaaagatataacagacagacatccagccACACGGACGAACAGACAGTCAaacggacagaaaaaaagaccCACAGACGCACAGAGCAAGACCATGTCGACATTCGCTTccacagacctatatatatatctgaaacgTCGCTTTAGCCAAAAGCATCACTAAAACTTCCTTCCTTCGAGACAGAACGGAGATTTACACACGATCTCTAAAAAGTCGCGAAGTCTCACCGTAAGACTATGGCCATTATTCTCACCACTCGaataattgtgaaaaaaaaacgaaagaaagaagacagagatcaTATTGTTTTGTTCTCAAGCATTGTCAAGcccttagttttttttcttgtttttatttttgttttattatcattatttatttgttttatacatGCAAGTTacgtgggagagagaggcggagacaaagtgagagtacgagagggaaagagagagagagagagagagagagagagagagagagagagagagagagagagagagagagagagagagagagagagagagagagagagagagagagagagagacagacagccagacagacagacacagaccgtGAGAGCTAGAGACAGATGACATTCTAGCAAAATAACCCCAAACCAAAACGAAATATACCCCCCAATGAAAAAATattacccccctacccaccccccaccccgctccctcattaaaaaaaaaaaatcacaagaatcaGCTGCAAGGACACACCACCTCTCCGACCGACCACCCCGATATCACGCTGAAGACGCCAACCCAAAAATTacaatagcccccccccctcccccctcccccggtttTTGCAGCCATCCATCCCTTACTGTATCTGTTAAATCGTTTCTATATTTTTACTCTGCTTCCTTTATGGTCCTGATAAATTCTCGCCCTATCGCCGCTGTCCATCGCCGAGAGACCtttaaggaaaaggaggaaaaagagaatgaaagggaggatgagaaagtcAGAGATAAGaatatggggagaaagagaagagagaagagagagagagagagtgatagtgagagagagaagcaaatcattgtcaaatatataaatttaagtatactatgcaatatatatatatatatatatatatatatatatatatatatatatatatatatatatatatatatatatatatatatatatgtatacatatatatatatatatatatatatatatatatatatatatatgtgtgtgtgtgtgtgtgtatatatatatatatatatatatatatatatatatatatatatatatatgtgtgtgtgtgtgtgtgtgtgtgtgtgtgtgtgtgtgtgtgtgtgtgtgtgtgtgtgtgtgtgtgtgtgtgtgcgtatgtgtgtgtgtttagatagatatatatacatatatatatatacatacatatatttgtatacatatatatatatatatatatatatatatatatatatatatatatatatatatatatatatatatatatatatatatgtgtgtgtgtgtatagttatatatatatatatatatatatatatatatatatatatatatatatatatatatatatatatatatataatatatatataatatatataatatatatatacatatatacatatatatatatatatatatatatatatgtgtgtgtgtgtgtgtgtgtgtgtgtgtgtgtgtgtgtgtgtgtgtgtgtgtgtgtgtgtgtgtgtgtgtgtgtgtgtgtgtttgtatacatatatacatatatatgtatacacatgtttatgtatatacatatgtatatatatatatatatatatatatatatatatatatatatatatatatatggctctgtTTCTGGGCCATAATAGGGCATTTAGTGccatacatgaaaatataaaagaaaaggaaattatataataaaatagaaagatgaaaCGACATAACGAGCAAGCCACTGGTTGACACCGCTAGCTAGCCGTTTGCCTGGCAAGGTGGCAGACCCGAAGTCCACCGAGCCAATGGGGAGTCTCCTGCCGGCGTTCGCAGCTGATACGTCTCTCCTTGGAGCCTTTAGGTCAgaatttattcgtatttttatgttattgattAACCCTAATTTCATTATTGTGttttagtcattatttttttttttacaaacacacacacaaatattatatatatatatatatatatatatatatatatatatatatatatatatatatatatatatatatacatatatatatatttatatatgtatatatatacatatatatatataaatatatatatatatatatatatatatatatatatatatgtatacatatatatatgaatatatatatatatacatatatataaatatatatacatatatatatatatatatatatatatatatatatatatatatatatatgttttttatgtatgtttatactcatatatatactatatatatatatgtttttttatgtatgtttatactcatttatatactatatataccctctatttatataactatctacccatctatataatTAAATACGTGTGTCTGCTCAGTGTGTGACTAAATAAACGGCGAGAGTAACAAGCCCGGGAGAGCGACGGGCTCACCTACAGAGAAACGGAGCCGCCCATccattgtctccccccccccccccgcgtcccaTTGGCCACTATCATCAGTGTGTTAacgagagcgaaggggaggaagcCGTCTCGAACACTTTTAAAGAGACTGCAGACATTTCACCCATTGAGATCCTCCTGATTCCGGGCTTTCGGACACGGGAACGACTGTGAAACGACAGAGAGTAAATgtcgggaggagaagagagagagagtgttgaagATAGCgtcgagaagaggaggaggaggaggaggaggaagagaaggataaaagttagcaggaggaagaaaaagaagtggaaggggagatgggaatagaaaaaggaaaaaaagagatatattgtGATCTCTTCAATTCTCCTTGGCTgtcactttccctcctctgtaAGGGCCTTGGACATTGCGCTTCCCGCTCTTCCTTTGCTTCGCAGGTGAGGGAGTTCGAAGGGGAAACTCTTTAAAAACGGTTTCCAATGAAGTTTCTCTCcagttcttttttttatgatgttttctCGGTCTTGGAGTCTTGCGCGCGTATGGTTCAAGTGGTAATTTTACGTCAACTTTATCtaaactttcttttcttcttcgtctttctttttttttccttttcgttagaTCTGAAAGTGCTTTGGCATATTGGAGGAAGGTGGAAATAGGAGGAGAGTCGAGAGAGAATGTTAGGGAACGAGAATGATGACACAGAAAATGGTCAGAAAAAAAAcggaatctaaaaaagaaaaagaaaaactgactGACAAAACAATTCCGTTTTTCaatgtagttttatatattttgtagatTTGCACACTGTGGGTAAAAAGGCAACAATAGATAAATCCTTTAATAATGGCACTAGCAGTTTTAATCTCATCAAAGGAATCCCGGAGTCAAAGgactttttagtatgtatatatatatatatatatatatatatatatatatatatatatatatatatatatatatatatatatatatatatatatatacatatgtatgtatatatataaatatatacatataattatatatacataattatatatacgtatatatatatatatatatatatatatatatgtgtatacgtatataaatatatatatgtatacgtatatatatatatatatatgtgtatacgtatatatatatatatatatatatatatatatatatatatatatatacgtatacatatatatatatatatatatatatatatatatatatacgtatatatatatatatatatatatatatatatatatttatatatatatatatatatatatatatactaatacacacacacacacacacgcacacacacacacacacacacacacacacacacacacacatatatatatatatatatatatatatatatatatatatatatatatatatatatatatatatatatatatatatatatatatatatgtatatatatatagacatatatatacatatttatatatatatttatatatatatatatatatatatatatatatgtatatatatatatatatatatatatatatatatatatatatatatatatatatatatatatatatatatatatatatatatatgtatatgtaatatatatgtatatatatgtatatatatacatatatatacatacatatatatgtatatatatatatatatatatatatatatatatatatatatatatatatatatatatatatatgtatatatatatatctatatctatatatatatatatatatatatatatatatacatttatatatatatatatatatatatatatatacatatatatacatacatatatatatatatatatatatatatatatatatatatatatatatatatatgtatatatatatacatatatatatatatatatatatatatatatatatatatatatatatatattcatatatttatatacatatatataaatatatatatatatatatatatatttgtaatataatgatgaagataataataatgataataacaatagtaatagtaatagtaatgaaggtaataagaaggataatgataacactaatagtaaaaataatgataataataatgataacgataataatgaaaaagataataaaaatagtagtggtagtaatgataataataatgatcattatagtaatgataatataataataactatgataataacaatgataataacaatgataatgataatattaataataataatgaaaatattaataacaataatgaaaatattgataacaataatgataattataataataataaaaataataatagtaatgataataataatagtaataataatgatagtaatgataatagcaaaagtaataataataacaatacttagaCGAAGAATGGTGAAGACTATAAAAATagtataatggaaataataataaaagcaagaaccataacaataatggtaataaagataataacattaatcatgactataataatgaaatgatcaaatgatgataaatgtaccAATACtagtaaaaacaacagtaatcatGATATTGTGAACTATGACACGACTAATGTTCAGTTCCTTCACCAAAGGCAGCACACCACAAGCTCTCTCTTGTGTATTCTGCTgttgacaatatatatttatcatggtttacacttttttcttcaaaacaaagaaataatgaacAAATTGCGCTTAAACATTTGATAATACTCTTGACTTACCCGGAATGTAATTCATATTTTACACTTTTACCTGAAGTGCTAATATTTTGAAATGATTcaaatttgtgtttatgtttttactgtgtttgtgcttataaGCTGAATAGAATTTGTGCGAATATTTAGTTCGTAACATAAGCATTACACTTGCTCTATTGGACTCCTACATTACGTGCAACCCATGGACAAACCAACAATATATTTGCGTCACGAATTATGATCATTAGTGTAGTGCTAacattaatataaatgatatgataacatAAATACTTTCGTAACAACgggaataaaaatagcaatggcaataacagttagaaaaattaataataatgatagatatgttAGTAATAGTGACGGTGACAAAGTATGACGACGATGACCATACTAAAGAATAGCAAACAAACTGAAAATGcaggaaaataaatgatgatatgaGGAATGAAAGATAACAAGTATAAAAGCAAAAAACAGATTGTCTCTGAGCGATGCAAGAGAATCCCGGAGCGTTTATACCGATTCGATACAGGAAATAATGCATGCAATATTGCCCGTCATTCTGAAGAAAGCTGACAATATGCACTCAGAGCCTGACAGCGACGTCGGGAAACACGTCCATAACGTATTAGAGACGAAGAATAGATGAATATGGATATGTGGGCGTATGCatagtttatatgtgtgtatatatatatatatatatatatatatatatatatatatatatatatatatatatatatatatatatatttgtgtgtgtgtgtgtgtgtgtgtgtgtgtgtgtgtgtgtgtgtttgtgtgtgtgtgtgtaacaatcaAACAGAGCCGGACATAGTGAAtgacaaagaaacagaagcagtgagaaaagaaaacagagaggtaatggatggggggggagagaaagagagaaaaactgtaatagataaaaagaaagagaaagagagacagaaaattggAGGTAAACAGAAGCGcataaaacacaaacatgaagaaaagaaaaaaaaagtatcaggTTGTCACTGCCCAAAAGATAAACACATTGACagagagaatgatggacagaAACATTGAACCAAAAAATACCAGAGAGATATTCAAGCAAGAGCAGAGAGCAGCAACATTACACAGctgcaaaaagggaaaaaaaatcagtaacgTCTGCATATCCGAAATTCTGTTGCCATTGTATATTGTTGCAGTTTTGAATCTGAAATTTGCAGGATGATGGCTCtaactgttgatttttttttttttttttttttttgataatcattatgttattttcttcaatcGATACATAGAGTGGGTATGTAATACGTGTataaatacaccacacacacatacacacacacacacccacacacagacatctcacacacacacacacacagatatcacacacacacacacatatatatatatatatatatatatatatatatatatatatatatatatatatatatatatatatatatatacatatatatatatatgcatatatatatatatatatatatatatatatatatatatatatatatatatatatatatatatatatatatatatgtgtatatatatatatatacatatatatacatacatacatgcatatatatatgtatatatatatatatatatatatatatatatatatatatatatataaatatatatatatatatatatatatatatatatatatatatgtgtgtgtgtgtgtgtgtgtgtgtgtgtgtgtgcgtgtgtgtgtgtgcgtgtttgcgagtgcgtgtgtgtgtgtgtgtgtgtgtgtgtgtgattgtatgtgtgcgtatctatatgtgtgtgtgtgtgtgtgtgtttgtgtgtgtaattgtatgtgtgcgtatctatgtgtgtgtgtgtgtgtgtatgtgtgtgtgcgtgtgtatgtatgcatatatatacatatgtatatatacatctttcttcttctttctgttgctCCCGTTAGGGGTTGCCACAGAGGTTCATCCGTCTCCACCTCACACTGTCTTCTGCATCTTCTTCCATTGCACCCATCACCCATCATCCTTCAAAGCATCAAGAAACCTTCTTTttggtcttcctctcctcctcctgcttgtgGGGTCCAtctcaatccccctcctccccacatactCCTCATCCCTCCTACTCGCATGGCCAAACCACCCCAGTCTTGCCTCTCTTGCTTTGCCTCCAAACTCACGTATGTCTGCTGTCCCTCTAATATGTTCATTTCTAATTTTGTCCAGCTTCGTCACTCCAAAAGAAGAACGTAACATCTTCAATTCTGCaacctccaactctccctcctgtTATTTGTCAATGGGTCTCCTTACCATACAACATGGCTGGCCTTACTACCGTCTTATAGACTTTCACCTTCATTCTTGCAGACACTCTTCTGTCACAGATCACTCCTGTCACCCATCTCCGACCACGCCATTCAGGCTGcactctcttctttacttctctatCACACTCTCCATTTCTTTGCACGAGTGAGTCCAAGTATTTAAATTCATTTACTTACGCCACCTCTACACCTTGCACCCTCACTGTTTCCCCGCCATCGCTCAAATTTGCACACATATACTCCATCTTGCACCTGCTTACTTTCATTACCTTTCTCTCCAGTGCAtatctcatcttcccttctcctcctcaacttcctcctgGCTCTCACCACATAACACAATGTCGTCCGCAAACATCATTGTCAACGAAGACTCTCGTTTAATTTCATCTGTCAATCTGTCATAACCATTGCAAACAAGAAAGGTCTCGAAGTCGATCCTTGGTGTAAACCCACCTCCACCTTAAGATCCTCAGTCCTCCCTGCTGCAAACCTCACTGCTGTTTCGTTTTCGCCATACATGTCCTTTACCACCTTCACATACTTCTCTGCCACTCCTGATTACTTCACACAATGCCACAACTCATCTCTCGGCACCCTGACGTAGGCCTTCTCTAAGTCTACAACTCCTTCTGACCTTCTCTGTACATCGTCATGAAGAGTCTCAAGGCAAATATTGCATATGTAGTACCTCTTCCTGGCACGAAACCATGTTGTTCCTTACTGATCCTAACCTCTCTTCTCAGTCTAGCTTCTACCATTCCTTCCCATATTTTCACTGCATGACTAATCAGCTTTATACCTCTGTAGTTGCTGTAACTGTATTTCACTCTTGTTCTTGAAAATCGGAACTAGCACTTTTTTTCTCCGCTCTTCCGGCATCTTTTCACCTTGAAGGAAATTGTTAAACAATCTGGAAAGCCATGTCACTGCTAACTCTTCCAAGCACCTCCATGCTTCCACCGGTATGCTCTCTGGGCCTACTGCCTTACTTTATTCTCCTCATGACTTCCTCCCTGCTGATCCCTAGTACTACCTGGTCtactatctccatctcctccaaccATCTCTCCTTCACGTTTTTTTATTCATCAGCTTTTCAAaatactccttcctccttcttaataCATTCTCCTCACTTGTCAGTATTTTTCCAATTCCATCCCTTATCATTCTAACATGCTGTAAATCCCGCCCAACACTGTCTCTCTGCCTAGCCAATCGGTAAaggtcttttttcctttccctactATTCAACCTCTCACACAGTTCATCATATGCCTTTTCCTTTACCTTAACCACCTCCTTTGCCAAAATCCGCATCTCCTTATACTTCTGAATGCTCTCTTCGTCCCtttgtctatccattttttttcggCTGTCTCTTCCTTTGTATTCTATCCTGTACTTCCTCAGTCAACCACCAAATCTCCTTGTCCTCTATTCTACGTCCTGATATCACCCCAAttaccttctttcatttctcactCGCCACTTCTGAAATAACTGCCCATCTTTCCACTTCAACCAAAGCCTGGCTCGCCTCCTCTCTAgattttctcttgtatttctccTCATCTAGTTTCCACCACTTAATCCCTGGTTcagccctccctttctccttcgccttcgctGTCAGGATCATCTTACCAATCAACACCCTTTGCTGACTTGCAACACTCTCCCCTGGCGATACCTTGCAATTGATGAATTCTATCAAGCTGCGTCTCCTACACAAGATATAGTTCATCTGTGAACTTTTAACTCTGCTCTTATAAGTGATCCTGTGCTCCTCtttttttaaaaaggaatatTAACTATAACCATCTCCATCGGTTTTCCAAAAtccacaatatgtgtgtgtgtgtgtctatatatatatatatatatatatatatatatatgtatatatgtatatatatatatatatatatatatatatatatatatatatatatatatatatatatatatatatatatatatatatatatatatatatatatatatatatatataaatatatatatatatacatatatatatgtatatatgtatatatatatatatatatatatatatatatatatatatatatatatatacatatatatatatgtatatatgtatatatatatatatatatatatatatatatatatatatatatatatatatatatatatatatatatatatatatatatatagtcaagtaCCAACTATCATTAGGCTCATCAATTAAGATTAGCTtttattctcctattctcctgttggttgtttcgttgttgttgttgttgttttgtgtgtgtgtgtgataagggtTTGGCTTCAAAGTAAACCGCATGAAAAACATTCATCCTTGCTCAaagacttacatacatacctgcTTATGGACGTGCGTTCATATAAACTTGCTTGCATTCACATATCCATACAGAGTCCTGTGTATCTGTGCTTAtgaatttgtttgtatatgtcaaTAAGTGTGTCTAAAAGAGTGCATATAAATTTGTTTGCGCTCACATTTCTATGTTTTCTAAATttgtaaataataaaagataataaaaatgataatatttatctgc
The nucleotide sequence above comes from Penaeus vannamei isolate JL-2024 chromosome 6, ASM4276789v1, whole genome shotgun sequence. Encoded proteins:
- the LOC138861970 gene encoding uncharacterized protein; its protein translation is MDRQRDEESIQKYKEMRILAKEVVKVKEKAYDELCERLNSEKMPEERRKKVLVPIFKNKSEIQLQQLQRKRYYICNICLETLHDDVQRRSEGVVDLEKAYVRVPRDELWHCVKLTDEIKRESSLTMMFADDIVLCGESQEEVEEEKGR